From the Macaca nemestrina isolate mMacNem1 chromosome 7, mMacNem.hap1, whole genome shotgun sequence genome, the window AGCAGTTGAGATAGCTAGTGTATAGGGGCAAGCTCTGTTGCAAGAATGCATGTGGtttctacaaaattattttttcttaacaaatGTCTCATTGAAACTTTTTGAGTAGCTAGCTTACAAAGACTTCTGTGTAACAAATAATCTAATGCTTTCTGTGGCTTTTAAATCGATTTAACAAAGGCTTTGACTGTTCAGGTTATAGGTGAGAGTTAATCCTTCGTCTCTTGTCACCAAGTTCCGTTTTTATCTCACACCCTCTCAAACTTTTAGTCAAAGTGATTTAATTATTTATGGGGAGAGAAGAGTATAACCCTTTGTTTTGCGTGTCATGTTAAATGTACTATTTTTCCATTGTTTATTCAGCTATTTCAGCTCCAATTTGATGGTTAAAAATTCTGatcattttggccgggcgcagtggctcacgcctgtaatcccagcactttgggaggccgaggcgggcagatcacctgaggtcaggagttcgagaccagcctgaccaacatggagaaaccctgtctctactaaaaagacaaaattagcgagcgtggtggcatatgcctgtaatcccgggtattgggaggctgaagcagaagattctcttgaacccgggaagcagaggttgtggtgagctgagatcgcgccattgcactccagcctgggcaacaagaactctgtctcaaaaaaaaaaaaaaaaaaaattattttcattccaAAACAGTTAGGGTTCCTGTTGTtaggaaatttttgttttctggtttttggcTGAAAAATACTAGTAcagcagaagagaaggaaaaaagtgaaTAGTTTGATTTGGGACTGGGTTTACAGTGGAGTTGCATCATACTTGCATTTAATTAATCAACCTTACACGGGTAGCAAAAAATTGGATGGGTCATATTTTCAACAGACCAGTGAATTCTCAGCTGGATGAGATTTTTTGCTCCCTAAGGGACATTTGTCACAAAGAATCAGCCAGCTCAAAATGTAATAGAGCCcaggttgagaaacactgagaTTGACTTGTTAGTGACTGAACACTAACAGAAACATGTTCCCCAGTGAGCATAAAGTGGAAGACACGTCTGTCTGCTATTTTTCGGGCATATTTCACATTTCTCGTAGTGTGATAACCTAACATTCTGTGTGATTCTAATACCTGGTTTTGGTATGAGAAAGCCCAGTAAGGCAAGTCATCTACTAGGTGAATAGTTCAATGGATTTTTAAGGGTAATTCTTATGATGGTTTATATTGCTAATTTATCTACTGCTTTAATGTTAAGTCTAACCCCTGGATAAAATGTGACTTTGCTCTTATGCTAAGGTtggcaaaaaaaattgaaaccatGCTTGTGATTATTACACTATTTCcccttttgtttcctttcatcAGCCCATCTGAGTTTTTATTAATGACTTAAGAGCATTAAAGATGGAAAGTGACCACTGGAGATAGAAAACCTAAGCAGGTTTATAATTTAGTTGGgaagaaaagatacaaaagaaaaaggaagacaaggTAGCTTATACTGATAACTTGTAGGCAGTAAATACAGTAGGACTGGGAGACTTAGGGAGACCTTACAGCAGAGTTGTGAATCCAGCTAGATCCTACACTTGGACTaagacataaatatttttgtgggAAAAGTAtcctaattacttttttttttttttaagagatagggtctcactcttcgatgcaatggtgtgatcatggtgcactgcagtctcagcctcctgggctcaaggaatcctcctgccttagacttccaaagtgctgggacaacaggcatgcacccaggaaattttattttatttttttagagacagggtcttgctgtgttgcccaggctggtctcaggcttctggcctcaagtgattttccacccctcagcctcccagaagatgaggattacaggcatgggatgccatgcctggcctctctaattacattttaataactaGCAATCATTATTGCATTACaaatggggatttttttttttatcatactaTGAATTTCTCAAATAGAAACTTATATTGAAATCATGTTTCCCCCCTGCAGTCTCACACCATTTTGCTGGTACAGCCTACTAAGAGGCCAGAAGGGAGAACTTATGCTGACTACGAATCtgtgaatgaatgcatggaaGGTAAGTTTAACACTAATCAAGGGGTAGAAAAATGTCTCATTTAGGAACTGGGTTTTCCCctaccaaattttttttttttaaatagtccaTCCACCCCAGGCCCTGCCTTTTAATCAAGGGGTAGAAAAATGTCTCATTTAGGAACTGGGTTTTCCccttccaaatttctttttttttttaaaatagtccaTCCACCCCAGGCCCTGCCTTTATCACTTCCAAACCTCCAAACTTCTTGAATTGCTAATTTTAGGCGGGAAAGCAGATATTTAGGATGGACCATAATTATTGAacatcctatttatttatttgtttgtttatttatcatttgagacagtcttgctctgtcatccagactggagtacagtaatgcaatctcggctcatgcaacctccaccccccaggttcaagcgattcttgtgccacggcctccctagttgctgggactacaggcatgggccaccacagccagctaattttttatgtgttaagtagagacagggtttcaccatgttggcccggctggtctcgaactcctgacctcaagtgatccaccagtcttggcCTGTTGAACATTTTAAACGTTAATTATGTATATACTATCCTCCTTGCTGTAAGTATtaggtgtttgttttgttttgtttttttaaactaatgTATATAGTGAATGACTTTCCAGAGcttcttgttttataaatattctgttattatttgtcacatgttattttgttatagtatAGAAATATTTTACAGGTAtcccttatatattctggttaaaCTCAAGCACTATAGACTTGCGTGTCTGTTTTTAATAGGTTGTTTTAATAGATTTAAGGGATACAAGTGCAGTCTTCTATAGACATATTGCAAAGTAGTAAAGtctggaccttttttttttccttaagagacagggtcttgctctgtcacccaggctggggtgcagtggtgatCATGGCCTATTGCAGCCTCAgtttcttgggctcaagcagtcctcctgcctcagcctcccaaatagctgggactacaggcacctgctgccacacctggctaattttttgtttcttttttttatagagatggatcACTGTGTTGTACATGttggtctcagacttctagcctcaagcagttctcctgccttagccacccaaagttctgggattacaagtgtgagccaccgcgcccaaccaagtctgggtttttagtgtaaccatcacctggTGTACATTGTACACAGTAGTGATTTTTCATCCCTCACCTTTCTCCCACCTTTAGTCTCCAGTGTCAGTTATTCCACTCTGTCCATGTGCACACATTATTTAGCCtccactaataagtgagaacattagATGTTTgactttctgagttacttcacttgaggtaatgacctccagctccatccatgttgctacaaagacatggttttatttttttaatagctgaATAGTAATCCAtggtatgtatatgtatgcatactcatacaccacatttcctttatctagtcatccattgatggacacttaggtgattccatgactttgctgttgtgtatagtactgcagtaaacatacaagtgcatttatctttgtttctttttgttttttgagacagagtctcactctgtcacccaggctggagtgcagtggtgcagtctcagctcactgcaacttctgcctcctaggttcaaatgattctccttcctcagcctcctgagtagctgggactacaggtgtgtgccaccacacccagctaatttttgtatttttagtaaagacagggtttcaccgtgttgaccaggctggttccgaactcctgacctcaagtgatccacccacctcagccccccaaagtgttaggattacaggcgtgagccaccactcctggccgtCTACTCTAATTCTTAAAGAAGAACATGGcattttttcttcatctcttttcaGATCCATTTCTCTGCTGACATTTCTGCTTGCTATTGATGTAGATTTTGTATGCAAACTCTTAGCAAATTGTTTCCTAACCTGTATTATCATGTTTGGTGTTTGATTCTGCAATACTCTTTATTAACTTTTGCTGATTTTAATAAagtctaactttaaaaaaaattaatatactttatttctcaGGGCAGTTTCAGGGTTGtagaaaaattgaacagaaaCTAGAGTTTTCCCATATTACTCTCTTTCTTCACCCCTACACGATTTCCCCTATTTTTAATGAATCTCTTTGGTGTGGTACATTTGTAACAGTGATGAACCAGTATTCATTACTGATACATTATCATTAAGTAAAGTCTGTAGTTTATACTAGGTTTCATTCTTTATGTCCTACATTTCTGTGGATTTTCCCAAATGCGCAGTGTCATTTGTCCGCCATTACAGCGTCACACAGAATGGTTTCACTGCCCTGCCCTAAACATTGCTTGTGCTCTACCTATTCATCCCTTCCTATCCCACCCTCAACCTCTGGGAACCATTGTTCTTctcactgtctccatagttttgccttttccagaatgtcatatagttggaatcattaTCGTGTGTGGCTTTTTCTTACTGGCTTTTTTGACTTAGCAatgtgcatttaagtttcctccatgtcttttcatgacttagtagctctttttcttattctaaaaattaaaaatggtgatttatttcccatttaaaaagctaaaacaaaaaaaaagttaaaatgattattaaataaGTTCTCACATGTTGTGATTGCCAAATggtaattttattattctttttttttttttttttttttttttggtaggaaaAAACTTCTGTAGATTGaatcttttttctcctcccctcTCACTATTTTTTAAGAGCAGTTAAAGACTATTTAAGACCAtgtttttagagcagttttaggcttATGGGAAAATTGTTTGGAAAGTACAGAGCTCCAGCATACgccttctttcttccccttcttaGTTTCCCCTATTAGTGTATTTTCTGTTAGTCTGATTACACTTGTTGCGATTGATGAATTAATATTGATAGAtgattattaactaaagttcacaGTTTGTTAGGGTTTACTGTATGTGTTgaacattctgtgggttttgacatgTATAATTACATGTATCTACTTTTActgtatcatacagagtagtttcactccCAAAAATCCCCATTGCCCTACCTATACCTCCTTCCTTGCCACCACCCCCAAACCCCTGATCTTTTCACCAtctctgtagttttgccttttctggaatgtCATGTTGGAGTTAGTGGAGTATGAAACCTTTTCAAATTGGCTGCTTTGACCTAgcaatatgctttttttttttttttaaactgtcacccatgctggggtgctgtgatgcaatctcagctcactgcaacctctgcctccctggttcaagcgattcttctgcctcagccacccaagtagctgggattacaggcctgcgccaccacgcctgttgttttgtatttttagtagagacaggttttactctttggccaggctggtctcaaactcctgacctcaagtgatccatccaccttggcctcccaaagtctggggatcacaggcttgagcccccaCGCGTGGATGACCTAGCAGTATGCTTTTatggttctttctttttgtgtgtgtggctgtatagctcatttctttttattgctggatAATATTCCCTTGAATGAATGTACTAcagtttggttttccattcacTTATTGAAGAACATCttgtttgcttctcttttttggcaattacgaataaagctgctataaacatttatgtgtaggtttttgtgtagacctaagttttcagctcatttgggtaaatacgtAGGAGAGTGATTGCTAGATTATGTGGTACgagtatgtttagctttgtaagaaactgccgaACTGTCTTCAGACATGGcagtaccattttgcattcccactagcagtgaaTGAGTTTCTgttccacatccttaccagcatttggtgttgtcagtgttttagattttagccattctaaggtatcttattgttttaatttgcaattccctaatgacatataatgtcatctttttatatgcttatttgctgtCTACATCTTTATTGAGGTATCCACATCTTCTGCCCATTTTTCATTGATTATGGTTGAGTTTTAggattctttgtatatttttggacactagtcctttatcagatagatGTTTTATAAAggttttctcccagtttgtggtGTCTTCTCACTTTCCTAATAGTGTCTTTTAGAGCCaaaagttctttatttttataaactttaacttacacatttttctttttgttgtgcttttggtgtcatatctaagaaaccattgctttatccaaggtcacaaatattaatgcctttatttttttctatgggTCTTATACTTTTAAGTCTCTGGTCTGTTGTAGGGTTGTGTCCAAGTTCATTCTTTCACATGTGACTATCCACTTGTCTGAGcgtcatttgttgaaaagactgttctttgtGAAATTGTTTTGGCATGCTAGTCAAAAAGCGGTTGACCATAAATGCGagggtttgtttctgggctctcatttctgttccattgatctagtTACCTGTCCTCATGCCAATACCATATTGTCTTGATTGCAGTAGtttcatagtaagtcttgaaatcggGAAGTTTGAATCCTCCTGTGTTGTtcattttcaagattattttggctgtCTTGGGTCCCCTGCATTTTTGTGTCAAATTTAGGATTAGATTGTTGCCTTCTGCAAAAGCAGCTTGGATTTTtacaggaattgcattgaatctgtagatcatcTGGGGGAGTATTGCCATCAGGTCTTCCAACTCATGAACGTGGAATGTCTTTCCGTTTATTAAgcatggcatggtggctcatacctgtcatcccaagactttgggaggacaaggcgagcggattgcttgagcctaggagttttgagactagcctgggcaacatgatgaagcccctgctctccaaaaagtacaaaaattagcttggcatggtggtgcgtacctgtagtcccagatccttgggaggatcacttgaacttgagaggtcaaggctgcagtgagctgtaattgggccactgcactccagcctgagcaacagaataaaacattgtctcaagggaaaaaaaagtctttccatGACATTTTATAGTGTAGTGTACactttttgtacttcttttgttaggtttatttctaagagttttattcttttttatactgTTATAAATggagttttcttaattttattttcagatttgttGTTAAGCCAtagaaatagaatttattttcatatactgATCgtatatcctgcaaccttgctgtactcatttattagttctaatagatttttattgtttccttaggattttctatctacaagataatgtcatctgcaaataatgatagctgtatttcttcctttccaatctgaagGCCTGTAatctctttttcttgcctaattgccctggctagaacttctagtacaatgttgaatataaGTAGCAACAGTAAATATTCTGGTATTCTTCGTAATCTTAGCAGAAAAGCATTTCGTCTTTAACCATTAAGTATaatggaggctgggcgtggtggctcatgcctgtaatcccagcactttgggaggccaacccgggtggatcacctgagctcaggagtttgagaccagcctgggcaacatggtgaaaccccatctctactaaaaatacaaaaattagccgggcttggtggcgtatacctgtaatcccagctactctggaggctgaggctgaggcaagagaatcgcttgaacctaggaggtagaggttgcagtgagccaagattgctccattgcactctggcctgggtaacaagagtgaaaactccatctcaaaaaaaaaaagtatggtaaCTGTGGGTCAATGCCTTTTTAagatatatgaatttattttcctagtttttgttttctttccattcagTAACTCATGGGTGATATTCTGTGATCACAATGTAGTATGCCAGTAGCAATCAAAAACCCTAAGATAGTTGTTTGGTAGTTCTGTGGTTGAATAGTATTTTTACTAGGAAatttataaagttaaatttataaagttaaaaatacataagCTAATAAAAGGCTTATGTATACAGTATAGGACATGTTTTTTCTAGATAACTGGCATTTATGTCACTTATCCATTCATCATAATAGTCTTAAAATAGTTGACAGTAGGAGTAGACTGAAAAGGTATATTCTCCTTTTGTGGGAATAAGAAAGGAGAGtatcaggccaggcacgatggctcacgcctgtaatcccagccccttgggaggctgaggcgggctgatcacctgaggtcaggagttcaagaccagcctggccaacatggtgaaactgcatctctactaaaaatacaaaaaattagctgggtgtggtggcaggtgcctgtaatcccagctacttgagggactgaggcaggagaatcgcttgaacccaggaggcagaggttgcagtgagccaagatcgcatcattgcactccagcctgggcaacaagagcaaaactcttgtctcaaaaaaaaaaaaagaaaagaaaggagagtatCATTGATTAAAAACTAAATAGATAATGTATTCGGTAGCTAATTATAATTAGTGATGTGGGCTTGCTATTAATGATTTtgcttattatcttttttattatatttcagtaCTTACATCCTTGTTCATGTGCTAatgctttatatgtattatttcaaataaaCTCACAATTCTATGAAGAGGCACTCTTAACTCTGTTTGACAGATGTGGTTCAGGGAATGGAGTTGTTTGTCCTCGGTTTGACAAGGGCAGAGCTGGAACTCAAGTCTGTGTGAATCCATAGTCCAGGATCTTAAATACACGTTAGGATAATCTCTTTCCTTgttgccaatttttaatttttaattttttttttttttggattttttatttttttgctctgTGGCTTTAGGAAGAATTACTGAAAAACCTGTTAAGACCCACAGTGATATTTGTTTGAGCCATCAGATGGCAAGTCTTGAAAGTCCCTTAGCTCCAATGGTTTGaagtaatcattttattattaagaCACAAAATAGTTACACCAACATTGTGGTGAATTTCTcagctgcccagactggagtgcagtgattctcccacctcagtttcccaagtagctgggaccacaggcacatgccatcaggcctggctaattttttaatttttgtagagatgaggtctccctgtgttgcccaggcaggctggtcttaaactgcgaGGCCGCTGTACCTGACCTGgtgaatttataaaataaaaaagtatttgctAGTGGCAATAATCAAAAGCCATCAATCGATCATCTTTTCCCCAGCCCAACTTTATTAAAGTAAATATGATATCAACATATAGCACTGCTCATATCTAGAAGTGTATACGATTTttagattttgctttttttcctatcCTTTCTTAGGTGTTTGTAAAATGTATGAAGAACATCTGAAAAGAATGAATCCCAACAGTCCCTCTATCACATATGACATCAGTCAGTTGTTTGATTTCATCGATGATCTGGCAGACCTCAGCTGCCTGGTGTAAGTATTGGCCAACATGTCTGTTATCttgtattttctattgtttttctgtctctttgaggTGATTTATGATATTGGGAGCTAACTATGTGCCTGACACTGATCTTTGCATTTGCATAGGGTATAGTAATTAATATTTCTCTTACAGAAATAAGAGATTGGCAACATAAAGCCAAaggcacagaaaaaaagaactttgctAATTGATATAGTTAGTATCCAGTAAGGATCCTAATTAAGACGTTCCATGTCCCTGTTCTTTGTTCCTTATAcctaatattttttttcctttacagtcTTTGTCCTAAAGCCATTGGTTTGGGATTAAAACTaagattatctttttttcatGACATTTCAAAAACTTAAATATGTGTAGGGCTGAAATTGAATTTAATTTCAATCTTACcctgtgtaaatatatattttttggtatgtaataatgagattttttaacatatttgttATAGTTTGTATTGATAATC encodes:
- the LOC105472898 gene encoding enhancer of rudimentary homolog, whose product is MSHTILLVQPTKRPEGRTYADYESVNECMEGVCKMYEEHLKRMNPNSPSITYDISQLFDFIDDLADLSCLVYRADTQTYQPYNKDWIKEKIYVLLRRQAQQAGK